Sequence from the Botrytis cinerea B05.10 chromosome 12, complete sequence genome:
GCTCATAGGTTGATATTATCTTATAAGGAAGGTTACTCGTAAGATCTTCCAAGGTTAACCCACCCATCCGTGCCATCCACCATCTTCTAGACCCGCGACGGTCAGGCTCGAAACAAGGcatcaattttcttgctgcttgcttctctcttctctcttctcactTCTGTCTTCTGTCTTCTGTCTTCTCTACCCCACTTGGACCTTTCATGCTAGCTACCACGAACACGCTTAATTTTTTGTAGCTTTATTCCCTTCTAGTACGCCTCCCTTCCTCCACCTTTCCATCTCGTCACCTCGATCATCCCACCAACGCAGCAAAACCCTccaaaaattaaaaaaaatacaccactctctttctttcttgtgtTCGTTGTACCATTCGACTTcttcctacctacctacttactGCTCCCCAACAATTTTGTTTCGCCAAATCATTGGAGCTTgtattatctatctattctgGTCTAACCTCTTCTTCGAGATTCAACGAAGAGACTTGATCTTTGGAATCATAATTTCAACGCGTCGAATACTTTCTTGATCTTCGTACCTTATTAATGGAAACCAAGGCTTTGCGATTTCTTTAATCATGTCTTTCTTTGGCTTTGATCCCAGTCAAGCTCCTCACGAGAGGGGCCATAATACTGCTGCTCCTGGCTTTGGCCAACATGCGGATCCATTTGCAAGTCTTTCTGGCACAGGAAACGATAACGAGGCGTAAGTTTTGTTTGTCCATCCTTCCATTTGACTTCGATCAAAGACGGAAAGCTGATATTTTTACCCTGCAGCTTCGATTTCGAGGATACATATGATGGTTTAGGAGATCAGCTTCAAGAAACCGGTGATGACTTCAATGACGATAcctttggtggtggtgcagGCGACTCTATTGCAAGCAAGCCAGTTGGAAATAACTTTGACTTTTTTGGGCAAACAGCAAAGGTCTCCGATGCTATCAATGAGGAACAAATGCGATACACCCGACAACAACCAGTAGTATCTAGGACAACTCCAGCCGCATCTTCATACTCTCAACCACAAACGTCAAGACCCGCCAGAACTGGCTATGAGAGATATCAAGAGTCGGAATATGTTCCTGATATGCAGGTGGATGCAAATCTGTGGGGTGTTGCTCCGAAACAAGCTCCAAAAGCCGCCACTCCTCCAGCTGCTGGTACATCTGCACCGAGCCGAAAAATGATGAGTttggaagaagttgaagcaGCCATGAGAGCTCAAGCTAAGAAGCCATCGCAACCTCAAGTATCTGTTCAGCACCAACCAATGCCACCATCTCAACCACAATATCAACAGCCCCCGcctcaacaatatcaaaatttccatcaacaagcgccacaacagcaacagcagcaatTCCCGATCCAAGTCAGTGCCCCGCCTCAATCGGAACAACGCCAGCTTCCTGTCGAGCAACAAATTCACATTTTGCAACGTCCCCAAGTTCCAGTCAGCCAGGCAAATGTCCCATCTATCCCAATCCAACCGGCACATATGCAAAACATGAACCGATTTCCCAACCAACCCCACGGTGCGCAACGTGGCCACCACCATCCACATGCTTCTGGAAATCGACATGTTATCACTCACCCACAACAATTGGTAAACTTATCCGAAGAAGAGAGGGCCGCATTCTTGTTGGAAGATGCCAAGAGAGCAAAGCGAAACCACAAGATATTTTTGTTGTCGAAGGACAATGGCTTGATGACGCCCCAAGACAAGAACTTTATCACCCGTATTCAATTACAACAATTGGTCACCGCTACTGGAAATCCAAACGAACATGGCATagattcttctctttctgaGGACTTCTATTATCAAGTTCACAGTCAGATCCGAGGTGGACCACGCCAAAACCCTCATCAACCTCTGAGTAACTTCGCACAGACATATCTTTTCCAAACCGGCAATCGTCACAATAACATGCGAAGACAAGCTCGTGGTGGCGACAATCATGTACAACGTATGGAACAGCAAGTGCAACGAGCTGTGGAGGCGGCAAAGAACAAGCCAAAGAACAAGCAATTGGTCATTGAAGGAAGTTTGGGAAAGATCTCATTCAGCAACGCAAAGACACCTAAGCCACTGTTGAATATCAAACGAACGGATAGCAATGAACCAAGACCCGGAAATTCACCCAACCCTCGCAAGGCTAACCTCGTCAGTGGTAGCAATAGAAAATCTATATTGACTGATATCGAGAATGTGTACAGCACATTAATGGAGCTAGAGGACCATGAACGCTCAAAACCTAGACCATTGAGTCATGATGAAATCAACCCACAAATTGCCGGTTTGAACCAAGATTGGAATGAACGACAAGAATTCCTCAACAAGCAATTATGGCGTAATCTGAGGATTCATGAACCAATTGGCGCAACAACTGTTCATCCTTTCATTGCCTTCCTTTCATTCAATAAGGGCAAAAAGGCAATTCCTCGAGTTTTCAGACATATCTTTGATGAACAGCGCGCTACTATCTTGACCATGATTATTCTTCACCTTGATAAACTTGATGTCGTTCGATTGGCTGTGCCTAGCCCTGACGGAATCCCACTCAGTGCTGAGACTCGTGAAAACATTGATCTCTTCCAAGTCACAGTCATGTCGAGTCTTCTTGGATTCCTCCACGATGCCGATTTCCAAATCACTACTGGTGTTTTGGGACTTATCCTTAATcttaatattgatttgattgcaCGTACTAGAATTGGTCTTAGTCTATTGACTATGATTCTTAGTCGGGCTGAGATCACCAAGCAAGCTGGGGATGTTGATGAGCGTGGGTGGAATGACTGGTGAGTAATATCCTCCCATACCCTGCATTAGTATGATTCTAACATATTGCTTAGGCTATCCACTCACAATGCATTCTTCGATGCCCTTGAGCCTACCCTCCCAGAGATCTTCCCTGGTACCGTCAACACTGGCGAAGATGTATACGTGTGGCAATTCCTTGCAGCCATTGGTATTGGTGCCAATCCTGAACAGCAACAACGTTTAGTTATGGCTGTCAAGGATCGTGTTATGGAAACTGTCGGGCTTGCAAAGACATTACCTCCAGCTATGTCTATCCAACGACTCGCAAATGTTAACCTCTTCATGCGTTCTATCGGATTGGATGTTGAGTTACTTGCATGAATGATGGATTGAggtttatttcttttaacaTTTACgcatattgaatttctttcttctctactATGATATTTGATGGTGAAGCCACATGAAAGGAGCTTGTTGGTATTGATTCTAGTGGTATATTACATTTTGCTTCCTCGTTTTTGTTGCGTGGCGATCACGAAAGTACAGCATTGAGCAGTCTCTCTCTAGAGAACTGATATTTATGAATGGGAGCGTCTCACTGGATGGCGGATGATAAAAAATGAGTACTATTATTATGATTTGGGAAGAAAGCGGCTATGGTTGGTGGCCAGCATTATTCTGTTTAGGGGCAGGATGGGATACTTCAATATCTTGACTTTTTTTTAACAAGATGAACGACTACAAGAGGATAGAGAATACCATGATAGTAAATGCAAACAAAATTTCACGAGCTGATCATTCATCATGGGATTGGTTTGTGAATAATCTTGTACTAACTTTTGAAACATTTGCCATTTTCCACAGGGCCAGATCGTCAGTCCAAGGGCAAAGGCTTGGTTTCTTAGGTGCTATTTTGCTTCACTCCACCACTCCAATTGAAAGATAGTTATTGGCTATTACTGCATtatcattttttatttatttttgttttacAAACGTTGTAGTTTCAactgatatatatatgtacaagCTTCCATCACTGCGTCATACTTCATTCGATCTCTTCGAGgtcatatatatacacacaaacATGTATAGCGATctagagagaaaaaaaaaactttccGTCCATCTAGGTATCAATCAACGGATCTCCAAACCTCCGAACCGAGATTTCAGATACCCCAATTCCAATCTGATATGATATTCAGACCTTCCTATCCAGTTTCCTCCGGCCCCTTACTTTCAGAATCTTCCTTGGCATTCCCTCTCTTGTCCATGGTCTTTTCCTGACTTCGCAATGTTTGCCAGCGCATGAAGTAGCAGCAGAAAGGGAAGAATAGAGTGTTGATTGCGACCCAGGTGAATAGGATGCCGAAGTTGAGGCCGATGCGCGAGTGCAGGTCAAAGAGGAGTTGGCGACTGGCTTCGACGACTGGGGTGGGAGGGGTAGGTTAGTTAGGCGGtttgtggatgggtgggtggaagGGTGGGGTGATAGGGAGGAAGGAGGTTGTTTGAAGGCTTTCAATACTATAATGAAAGCTCTCGTTGAAACGAGTTTGAGAATCAAACAAAGTTCAATCTCCAGAACTCTCTTATTGTCAAATTATACAACCGAACACTGTAATTGTCCCTCGCAACgaccaaaacaaaaaacagaagcaaaaaaataaaactcaCTATTATGCAATGGCCAAGCATACCCCCAATAAAAGAATTTCGGCGCCAAATCAATCGAATAGAAGCTCGTCGAAACATTCGTGATGACCCAAAAGACCAACCACAGCGCAGTCCACGGCTGCCCAATAATCATCGTCACATTCTCGCACGCAATACCTAACGCGCCCATACCTACCCAGTTGAGCATCCAGAACACTACAAATGTGCCTTTTCCATAGGCTGTGGCGCTTTCGACTGAAGTTATGGATTTGTGGCCTGTGGAGAAGGGAATCTGGAAGGCGAGAGAGAGGAGCGAGTAGAAGAGCGAGAGGAAGAAGTAGGCGGTGATGGTGGCTAGCCAGCGCCAGATGACCATTTGGTAGAAGTGGAGCGGGCGATGACCTTGAGGGGTTATGTATTTTGTGTGAACGGGGAGgtagaaggagaaggagaagaaagagatgatgatcAGGTAGATGAGACCGATGCTCACAGCTGGCGTAGCCACAGGCGGAGTAAAGGGTCGAAGATTGAATGTCGAGAATCCGATAGCGGGTGATATCGTCTGGGGATTATTCCGGATATTGGTCAATATGGCTGGGTTTGTAGCGGCTTGATCTCCCACCTGTGCAGCCCATTGCTGGCCAAACATGGCGGTTACAGaggattggaattggagtaGCTGTGGGGTGATATAGTTGGCGTAGGTTGTTTCATCTCGTGCTTGGACGTAGATTATTTGTGCAATTCCCATGGGATCATATGTCGTGTTGCCATTTTGAACGGCGTTTTGGAGGAGGGCTGTGGCATTTGCGTTGATTATTACTGCCTGAGTTTTGTTAGTATAGAATTATCTCGAGTACTTTGAGAAGTCTGGAGTGCTCGGAACGAGTCTTATGCGTTTAGGCGTCTGTCTGAACTGCAGCCTGATGGAATTATTTcaaacttttgaaaatttgctAATGCTTGCAGCATTTTGAGAAACTTATTTTCAAAGACAAATTGAAACCCTAAAAGAACTTCTTCCAGGAGTTAATTGTTCGGCATCATTGTGTTGTCCAAGATAATCTGAATGTTCAACGCCACTCCAATGACCTAGATGGCTCCAACATTCACGCTTCTCACATTGTTGACAACTTGACCTACAATCCGTACATTCTACACACCCCATCAAAacacaaaagaaagaaaccaCACAACTCACAGCCCAAGCTCCAAACTCCCAAACCCTCCTTCTGACCTCCATTGGATCATATCCAAAATCACTAGCCGGTAAACTTCCCCACCCGAGCGCACCTTCAGGAGCAATCAGTGCCTCAGCAGCCTTTACAATCTCGGGTCCAACTATTGGAGTTGTGTCTGTGTAAGGTGCAACTTGTGCATCAAAATCTACTACCCAGACTACTAGCGACGACAGGTTCTGCTCAACGTGAAAGAGAACGCCCCAGTAAATAGAAAGAATGGATAGGATTGCTATGGAGAGGATCAAGGCTGAGCGATGTTAGtaagagggagaagagagagtcAGGGGGAAAAAAGTCAGAAAATATATTGTCAAAAAGCTCTGCGATAGAACGGGAATTACAACAGAGCACCCTTAATTCTCATATGATTGAACTACAATCTAGCAATCGAACACCCGCCCCCCACTCCTACACATACAACAAACTCAAAGACCCAAAGTTAGAA
This genomic interval carries:
- the Bcpat1 gene encoding Bcpat1, producing MSFFGFDPSQAPHERGHNTAAPGFGQHADPFASLSGTGNDNEAFDFEDTYDGLGDQLQETGDDFNDDTFGGGAGDSIASKPVGNNFDFFGQTAKVSDAINEEQMRYTRQQPVVSRTTPAASSYSQPQTSRPARTGYERYQESEYVPDMQVDANLWGVAPKQAPKAATPPAAGTSAPSRKMMSLEEVEAAMRAQAKKPSQPQVSVQHQPMPPSQPQYQQPPPQQYQNFHQQAPQQQQQQFPIQVSAPPQSEQRQLPVEQQIHILQRPQVPVSQANVPSIPIQPAHMQNMNRFPNQPHGAQRGHHHPHASGNRHVITHPQQLVNLSEEERAAFLLEDAKRAKRNHKIFLLSKDNGLMTPQDKNFITRIQLQQLVTATGNPNEHGIDSSLSEDFYYQVHSQIRGGPRQNPHQPLSNFAQTYLFQTGNRHNNMRRQARGGDNHVQRMEQQVQRAVEAAKNKPKNKQLVIEGSLGKISFSNAKTPKPLLNIKRTDSNEPRPGNSPNPRKANLVSGSNRKSILTDIENVYSTLMELEDHERSKPRPLSHDEINPQIAGLNQDWNERQEFLNKQLWRNLRIHEPIGATTVHPFIAFLSFNKGKKAIPRVFRHIFDEQRATILTMIILHLDKLDVVRLAVPSPDGIPLSAETRENIDLFQVTVMSSLLGFLHDADFQITTGVLGLILNLNIDLIARTRIGLSLLTMILSRAEITKQAGDVDERGWNDWLSTHNAFFDALEPTLPEIFPGTVNTGEDVYVWQFLAAIGIGANPEQQQRLVMAVKDRVMETVGLAKTLPPAMSIQRLANVNLFMRSIGLDVELLA
- the Bcpat1 gene encoding Bcpat1 codes for the protein MSFFGFDPSQAPHERGHNTAAPGFGQHADPFASLSGTGNDNEA